A window of Leclercia adecarboxylata contains these coding sequences:
- the ppc gene encoding phosphoenolpyruvate carboxylase encodes MNEQYSALRSNVSMLGKVLGDTIKDALGENILDRVETIRKLSKSSRAGNEANRQELLTTLQNLSNDELLPVARAFSQFLNLANTAEQYHSISPNGEAASNPEVIARTLRKLKDQPDLNEATIKKAVESLSLELVLTAHPTEITRRTLIHKMVEVNNCLKQLDNKDIVDYERNQLMRRLRQLIAQSWHTDEIRKHRPSPVDEAKWGFAVVENSLWEGVPNYLRELNEQLEENLGYRLPVDFVPVRFTSWMGGDRDGNPNVTADITRHVLLLSRWKATDLFLKDIQVLISELSMVEATPELRELAGEEGASEPYRYLMKKLRSQLLATQAWLEARLKGQRLPKPEGLLSQNEQLWDPLYACYKSLQACGMGIIANGELLDTLRRVKCFGVPLVRIDVRQESTRHTEALGELTRYLGIGDYESWSEADKQAFLIRELNSKRPLLPRNWEPSNETREVLNTCKAIVDAPKGSVAAYVISMAKTPSDVLGVHLLLKEAGIDYALPVAPLFETLDDLNNANDVMTQLLNIDWYRGFIQGKQMVMIGYSDSAKDAGVMAASWAQYQAQDALIKTCEKAGIELTLFHGRGGSIGRGGAPAHAALLSQPPGSLKGGLRVTEQGEMIRFKYGLPEVTISSLSLYTSAILEANLLPPPEPKEAWCHIMDELSDISCDLYRGYVRENKDFVPYFRSATPEQELGKLPLGSRPAKRRPTGGVESLRAIPWIFAWTQNRLMLPAWLGAGAALQKVVDDGKQSELETMCRDWPFFSTRLGMLEMVFSKVDLWLAEYYDQRLVKPELWKLGTELRELLEGDIKVVLAIANDSHLMADLPWIAESIQLRNIYTDPLNVLQAELLYRSRKAEEEGQEPDPRVEQALMVTIAGVAAGMRNTG; translated from the coding sequence ATGAACGAACAATATTCCGCGTTGCGTAGTAATGTCAGTATGCTCGGCAAGGTGCTGGGAGATACCATCAAGGATGCGTTGGGCGAGAACATTCTCGATCGCGTTGAAACAATCCGTAAGCTGTCTAAATCTTCCCGCGCAGGCAACGAAGCCAATCGTCAGGAACTGCTCACCACCCTGCAGAACCTCTCCAATGACGAACTGCTGCCTGTGGCCCGTGCTTTCAGCCAGTTTCTGAACCTGGCGAATACCGCCGAGCAGTATCACAGCATTTCGCCGAATGGCGAAGCGGCAAGCAACCCGGAAGTGATTGCCCGTACGCTCAGAAAACTCAAGGACCAACCCGATCTTAACGAAGCCACCATCAAAAAGGCCGTCGAGTCCCTGTCGCTGGAGCTGGTGCTCACCGCCCACCCGACCGAGATCACCCGTCGTACCCTGATCCACAAAATGGTGGAAGTGAACAACTGCCTGAAGCAGCTGGATAACAAAGACATCGTTGATTATGAACGTAACCAGCTGATGCGCCGTCTGCGCCAGCTGATTGCCCAGTCCTGGCATACCGATGAAATTCGTAAGCACCGCCCAAGCCCGGTAGATGAAGCCAAGTGGGGCTTTGCGGTGGTGGAAAACAGCCTGTGGGAAGGGGTACCTAACTACCTGCGCGAGCTGAATGAGCAACTGGAAGAGAACCTCGGCTATCGCCTGCCGGTGGATTTTGTGCCGGTCCGCTTCACCTCCTGGATGGGTGGCGACCGCGACGGCAACCCGAACGTGACTGCCGACATCACCCGCCACGTGCTGCTGCTGAGCCGCTGGAAAGCCACCGACCTGTTCCTGAAAGACATTCAGGTGCTGATCTCTGAGCTGTCGATGGTTGAAGCCACACCGGAGCTGCGCGAGCTGGCCGGTGAGGAGGGTGCCAGCGAGCCGTACCGTTACCTGATGAAAAAGCTGCGCAGCCAGCTGCTGGCGACCCAGGCCTGGCTGGAAGCGCGCCTGAAAGGCCAGCGCCTGCCGAAGCCGGAAGGTCTGCTGAGCCAGAACGAGCAGCTCTGGGATCCGCTGTATGCCTGTTATAAATCGCTGCAGGCTTGTGGCATGGGCATCATCGCCAATGGCGAATTGCTCGACACCCTGCGTCGCGTGAAGTGTTTTGGCGTGCCGCTGGTGCGTATCGATGTACGTCAGGAAAGCACCCGTCACACCGAAGCGCTGGGCGAGCTGACCCGTTACCTTGGCATTGGCGACTATGAAAGCTGGTCAGAAGCGGACAAACAGGCCTTCCTGATCCGCGAGCTGAATTCCAAACGTCCTCTGCTGCCGCGCAACTGGGAGCCAAGCAACGAAACCCGCGAAGTGCTCAACACCTGCAAAGCGATCGTTGATGCGCCGAAAGGATCGGTAGCCGCCTATGTGATCTCCATGGCGAAAACCCCGTCCGACGTGCTGGGTGTTCATCTTCTGCTGAAAGAAGCCGGCATCGACTATGCCCTGCCGGTGGCCCCGCTGTTCGAAACCCTGGATGACCTGAACAACGCCAACGACGTAATGACCCAGCTGCTGAACATCGACTGGTATCGCGGCTTTATTCAGGGCAAACAGATGGTGATGATTGGCTATTCCGACTCCGCCAAAGACGCGGGCGTGATGGCAGCATCCTGGGCGCAGTACCAGGCGCAGGACGCGCTGATTAAAACCTGCGAGAAAGCGGGTATTGAGCTGACGTTGTTCCATGGTCGCGGCGGCTCTATCGGCCGTGGCGGCGCGCCAGCGCATGCGGCGCTGCTTTCCCAGCCCCCGGGTAGCCTGAAGGGCGGTCTGCGTGTCACCGAACAGGGCGAGATGATCCGCTTCAAATACGGTCTGCCGGAAGTGACCATCAGCAGCCTGTCGCTGTACACCAGCGCTATTCTGGAAGCCAACCTGCTGCCACCGCCGGAGCCGAAAGAGGCCTGGTGCCATATCATGGACGAGCTGTCAGATATCTCCTGCGATCTGTATCGCGGCTACGTGCGTGAAAACAAAGACTTCGTGCCTTACTTCCGCTCGGCCACACCTGAGCAGGAGCTGGGTAAACTGCCGCTCGGATCCCGTCCGGCCAAGCGTCGTCCGACCGGTGGCGTTGAGTCCCTGCGTGCCATCCCATGGATCTTCGCGTGGACGCAAAACCGCCTGATGCTTCCGGCCTGGCTAGGTGCCGGTGCCGCCCTGCAAAAAGTGGTGGATGACGGTAAGCAGAGCGAACTGGAAACCATGTGCCGCGACTGGCCATTCTTCTCCACCCGTCTGGGCATGCTGGAGATGGTGTTCTCCAAAGTCGACCTGTGGCTGGCGGAATACTACGATCAGCGTCTGGTGAAACCGGAGCTGTGGAAACTGGGTACCGAACTGCGCGAACTGCTGGAAGGCGACATCAAAGTCGTGCTGGCTATCGCCAACGACTCTCACCTGATGGCTGACCTGCCGTGGATTGCGGAGTCTATCCAGCTGCGTAACATCTACACCGATCCGCTGAACGTTCTGCAGGCCGAACTGCTGTACCGTTCGCGTAAAGCGGAAGAAGAGGGTCAGGAGCCGGATCCACGTGTGGAACAAGCGCTGATGGTGACCATCGCGGGCGTTGCGGCGGGGATGCGTAACACCGGTTAA
- a CDS encoding helix-turn-helix transcriptional regulator — MLHDITSILTDLIAGTLPLGQVHFASPTEPLPQAFPRLVIFLEGETHDAVFSSVGFMDDLRSATLLSISFGKQQLTLQVQRDDNVLRQQQVARRGPRVGAFLLQTLAELHMQPDEQATARLVVLSLLSHCRDLLGSDIHTASRSRALFEAIRSYIDEHHASPLTRESVAQAFYISPNYLSHLFQKTGSVGFNEYLTRTRLEHARHLLKGYDLKIKDVAARCGFTDSNYFCRLFRRHTERSPSEYRRQYHSQLTARK, encoded by the coding sequence ATGCTCCACGACATCACCTCCATTCTGACCGATCTGATCGCCGGCACATTGCCGCTGGGTCAGGTGCATTTCGCCTCTCCGACCGAACCGCTCCCCCAGGCATTCCCTCGCCTTGTAATTTTTCTTGAAGGCGAAACGCATGACGCCGTGTTTTCTTCGGTCGGGTTTATGGATGACCTTCGCTCCGCTACCCTGCTCAGCATCAGTTTCGGGAAGCAGCAGCTGACTCTTCAGGTCCAGCGCGACGACAACGTGTTGCGCCAGCAGCAGGTCGCCAGACGCGGGCCCAGAGTCGGTGCATTTCTGCTGCAAACCCTCGCTGAACTGCACATGCAGCCGGACGAGCAGGCCACGGCCAGACTGGTGGTCTTAAGTCTGCTCAGCCACTGCCGCGATCTGTTGGGCAGCGATATTCACACCGCCTCCCGCAGTCGGGCGCTGTTTGAAGCCATCCGGAGCTATATCGACGAACACCATGCCTCCCCCCTCACCCGCGAGTCGGTGGCGCAGGCGTTTTATATTTCACCTAACTACCTTTCTCACCTTTTTCAAAAGACCGGCAGCGTTGGGTTTAATGAATACCTGACCAGAACCCGTCTCGAACATGCCCGGCATTTGCTTAAAGGCTATGACCTGAAAATTAAAGACGTCGCCGCGCGCTGCGGCTTTACCGACAGCAACTACTTCTGTCGGCTGTTTCGCAGGCACACGGAACGCTCGCCTTCAGAATATCGCCGCCAGTATCACAGCCAGCTGACCGCCAGAAAGTAG
- the fsa gene encoding fructose-6-phosphate aldolase, with product MELYLDTANVADVERLARLFPLAGVTTNPSIIAASGEPLWDVLPRLQKAIGPQGTLFAQTMSRDAEGMVVEARRLRDVIPGIVVKIPVTAEGLVAIKTLKKEGITTLGTAVYSASQGLLAALAGAKYIAPYVNRVDAQGGDGIRTVQELQSLLELHAPDSMVLAASFKTPRQALDCLLAGCEAITLPTDVAQQLLNTPAVESAIDKFEQDWKNAFGSLNL from the coding sequence ATGGAACTGTATCTCGATACCGCCAACGTGGCGGACGTTGAACGCCTCGCCCGCCTCTTCCCCCTTGCGGGCGTCACCACCAATCCGAGCATTATTGCTGCCAGCGGCGAACCCCTCTGGGATGTCCTGCCTCGCCTGCAGAAAGCCATCGGCCCTCAGGGCACCCTGTTCGCCCAGACCATGAGCCGCGACGCCGAAGGTATGGTTGTCGAAGCCAGACGCCTGCGCGACGTCATCCCCGGTATCGTGGTGAAAATCCCGGTTACCGCTGAAGGGCTTGTCGCCATCAAAACCCTTAAAAAAGAGGGCATCACTACCCTCGGCACCGCAGTTTACAGCGCCTCACAGGGTTTGCTGGCGGCGTTAGCCGGGGCGAAGTACATCGCGCCGTACGTTAATCGCGTGGATGCCCAGGGCGGGGACGGCATCCGCACGGTGCAGGAGCTGCAAAGCCTGCTGGAACTGCATGCGCCGGACAGCATGGTGCTGGCTGCCAGCTTTAAAACCCCGCGTCAGGCGCTGGACTGCCTGCTCGCCGGCTGTGAAGCGATCACCCTGCCCACTGATGTAGCGCAACAACTGCTCAATACGCCGGCGGTAGAGTCAGCCATAGACAAGTTTGAGCAGGACTGGAAAAACGCGTTTGGTAGCCTCAACCTGTAA